In Phacochoerus africanus isolate WHEZ1 chromosome 1, ROS_Pafr_v1, whole genome shotgun sequence, the following are encoded in one genomic region:
- the AMIGO3 gene encoding amphoterin-induced protein 3, with the protein MARLVLQGTLLCMLRIGLGTLDSEGFLPPAPHNCPYKCVCAADLLSCAGLGLQDVPVALPAAAADLDLSHNALQRLHPGWLAPLARLRALRLNHNELEVLGRGVFTNASSLRLLDLSSNALRALGRNDLDGLGALEMLFLFNNRLAHLDEHAFRGLDTLSRLYLGCNELTSFSFHHLHGLEVTHLRTLDLSSNRLGHIPVPDLAALPAFLKNGLYLHNNPLPCDCRLYHLLQRWRQRGLSAVSDFTREYMCLAFKVPASRVRFFEHSRVFENCSAALAGGIERPEEQLHVQVGQSLKLHCNTSAPAGRIAWVSPQHELLVAPGSRNGSIAVLADGTLAISNVQLWHEGVFVCLATGPHLHHNQTHEYNVSVHFLHPEPEAFNTGFTTLLGCAVGLGLVLLYLFAPPCPGCRRCYHRTCRCRRWPRTPSPLQDLSAQSSVLSTTPPNAPSHKASVHKHVVFLEPGRRGLNGRVQLAIAEDFDLYNPMGLRLKVGSESTSSTGSEGLVMT; encoded by the coding sequence ATGGCCCGGCTGGTACTACAGGGCACACTGCTGTGCATGCTGCGCATTGGGTTAGGCACCCTGGACTCCGAGGGCTTCCTGCCCCCTGCACCCCATAACTGCCCCTACAAATGTGTCTGCGCTGCCGACCTGCTGAGCTGCGCTGGCCTGGGGCTCCAGGACGTGCCAGTTGCATTACCAGCCGCAGCCGCAGACCTcgacctgagccacaatgcgCTCCAGCGCCTGCACCCTGGTTGGTTGGCCCCCCTTGCCCGGCTCCGCGCCCTGCGTTTAAATCACAACGAGCTAGAAGTGCTAGGTCGCGGAGTTTTCACCAATGCCAGCAGCCTGCGGCTGCTCGATTTATCATCTAACGCCCTGCGGGCACTTGGCCGCAACGACCTCGATGGGCTGGGGGCACTAGAGATGCTATTTCTGTTCAATAACCGCCTGGCACACTTGGACGAGCATGCCTTCCGAGGGCTGGACACACTCAGTCGTCTCTACCTGGGCTGCAATGAACTCACGTCCTTCTCTTTCCACCACCTACACGGTCTGGAGGTGACCCACTTACGTACTCTGGATCTCTCCTCCAACCGCCTGGGACACATCCCTGTACCTGACCTGGCCGCACTGCCAGCCTTCCTCAAAAACGGCCTTTATTTGCACAACAACCCGCTACCCTGCGACTGCCGCCTCTACCACCTGCTGCAGCGCTGGCGCCAGCGGGGGCTCAGCGCTGTGAGCGACTTCACGCGTGAATACATGTGCTTGGCCTTCAAGGTACCTGCTTCTAGAGTGCGATTCTTTGAGCACAGCCGTGTTTTTGAGAACTGCTCAGCTGCCCTGGCTGGGGGCATAGAGCGGCCTGAAGAGCAGCTGCACGTGCAGGTGGGGCAGTCCCTGAAGCTGCACTGCAACACCAGCGCCCCAGCTGGGCGCATTGCCTGGGTCTCACCACAGCATGAGCTGTTGGTGGCACCAGGATCTCGCAATGGCAGCATTGCAGTGCTGGCTGATGGCACCCTGGCCATCAGCAACGTGCAGCTGTGGCATGAGGGTGTCTTTGTGTGCCTGGCCACTGGGCCCCATCTGCACCACAACCAGACGCATGAGTACAACGTGAGTGTACACTTCCTGCACCCTGAGCCTGAGGCTTTCAACACGGGCTTTACTACACTGCTGGGCTGTGCCGTGGGCCTAGGGCTTGTGCTGCTCTACCTGTTCGCACCACCCTGTCCCGGCTGTCGCCGCTGCTACCATCGCACCTGCCGCTGCCGACGCTGGCCCCGAACACCCAGCCCACTCCAGGACCTGAGTGCGCAGTCCTCAGTGCTCAGCACCACGCCACCTAATGCACCCAGTCACAAGGCCAGTGTCCACAAGCATGTGGTCTTTCTGGAGCCTGGCAGAAGGGGACTCAATGGTCGTGTGCAACTGGCAATAGCTGAGGACTTTGATCTCTACAATCCCATGGGGCTTCGGCTCAAGGTGGGTTCTGAGTCCACTAGCTCCACAGGCTCTGAGGGCCTGGTGATGACCTAG
- the GMPPB gene encoding mannose-1-phosphate guanyltransferase beta: MKALILVGGYGTRLRPLTLSIPKPLVDFCNKPILLHQVEALASAGVDHVILAVSYMSQVLEKEMKAQEQRLGIRISMSHEEEPLGTAGPLALARDLLSETAEPFFVLNSDVICDFPFQAMVQFHRHHGQEGSILVTKVEEPSKYGVVVCEADTGRIHRFVEKPQVFVSNKINAGMYILSPAVLQRIQLQPTSIEKEIFPVMAKEGQLYAMELQGFWMDIGQPKDFLTGMCLFLQSLRQKQPEQLCSGPGIVGNVLVDPSARIGKNCSIGPNVSLGPGVVVEDGVCIRRCTVLRDAHIRSHSWLESCIVGWRCRVGQWVRMENVTVLGEDVIVNDELYLNGASVLPHKSIGESVPEPRIIM; the protein is encoded by the exons ATGAAGGCACTGATCCTGGTGGGTGGCTACGGGACGCGCCTGCGGCCGCTGACGCTAAGCATACCGAAGCCGCTGGTGGATTTCTGCAATAAGCCCATTTTGCTGCACCAAGTGGAGGCGCTGGCCTCG GCAGGCGTGGATCACGTGATTCTGGCCGTGAGCTATATGTCTCAGGTGTTGGAGAAGGAAATGAAGGCACAGGAGCAAAGG CTAGGAATCCGAATCTCCATGTCCCATGAAGAGGAGCCTTTGGGAACAG CTGGACCCCTGGCACTGGCCCGTGACCTGCTCTCTGAGACTGCGGAGCCTTTTTTTGTCCTGAACAGTGATGTCATCTGCGATTTTCCCTTCCAAGCCATGGTGCAGTTCCACCGCCACCATGGCCAGGAGGGCTCCATTCTG GTGACCAAAGTGGAGGAGCCCTCTAAGTATGGTGTGGTGGTGTGTGAGGCTGATACAGGCCGTATTCACCGGTTCGTGGAGAAGCCACAGGTGTTTGTGTCCAACAAGATCAATGCAGGCATGTACATCCTGAGCCCTGCAGTGCTGCAGCGCATCCAG ctgcagcccacgTCCATTGAGAAGGAGATCTTCCCGGTCATGGCCAAGGAGGGGCAGCTCTATGCCATGGAGTTGCAGG GCTTCTGGATGGACATTGGGCAGCCCAAGGATTTCCTCACAGGCATGTGCCTCTTCCTGCAATCATTGCGACAGAAGCAACCTGAGCAACTGTGCTCAGGTCCTGGCATTGTGGGCAACGTGCTAGTG GACCCTAGTGCCCGCATTGGCAAGAACTGCAGCATTGGCCCCAATGTGAGCCTGGGTCCTGGTGTAGTGGTGGAGGATGGTGTGTGTATCCGGCGGTGCACAGTGCTGCGAGATGCCCACATCCGCTCCCACTCCTGGCTTGAGTCCTGCATTGTAGGCTGGCGCTGCCGAGTGGGCCAATGG GTGCGCATGGAGAATGTGACAGTGCTGGGCGAGGACGTCATAGTTAATGATGAGCTCTACCTTAACGGGGCCAGTGTGCTGCCCCACAAATCTATTGGTGAGTCGGTTCCGGAGCCTCGTATCATCATGTGA